AATaattaataaagaaaatatgtcAAATTTTTTGCGAAAATTAAATTATCGAATTCAAAACAAATATCCAATAGCGCGTCGATCAGTTAATTCAATTTATTCAATAAGAATTGGGAATAAGCTCTCCATTTGGTTGGTACCATTCAATCGAATCCAACTCAATTGTTTCTTTATTCAAacaatgaattttcaaattcaatcaatctattttatttttagaatttCAAGTGGATGAATAGGAATGTTGAGAAGGTCTTTCATTTATCTATCATTATAGATAATCCCATCTCTATTATCCATTCTATGGAATTCGAACCTGAACTCTATTTACATTACGATTCATTATTTCTATCCCAttggatttcttttttatttcagcATATCGATTTACGCCGagcctttttttcattttttctttttttataccTATATCACGAATTCTGTACATTTTCACATCTAGGATttacatatacaacatatagcGCTGTCAAGGGGAATTTCttattagttagttattttGATTCCAAAGgggtaaaaaagaaaatttgggtTGCGCTATATATATGAAAGAGTATACAATAATGATGTATTTGGCAAATCGCATGATCTggtctaataataataatcaaacATTCTGATTAGTTGATAATATTAGTATTAGTTGGGAATTTTGTGAAAGATTCTTGTGAAAAGTTTAATTAACAGCTAATTCGTGTCGAGTAGACCTTGTTGTTGTGAGAATTCTTAATTCATGAGTTGTAGGGAGGGATTTATGTCACCACAAACAGAGACTAAAGCAAGTGTTGGATTCAAAGCTGGTGTTAAAGAGTACAAATTGACTTATTATACTCCTGAATACGAAACCAAAGATACTGATATCTTGGCAGCATTCCGAGTAACTCCTCAACCGGGAGTTCCACCTGAAGAAGCGGGGGCCGCGGTAGCTGCCGAATCTTCTACTGGTACATGGACAGCTGTGTGGACCGATGGGCTTACCAGCCTTGATCGTTACAAAGGGCGATGCTATCACATCGAGCCAGTTCCTGGGGAAGAAAATCAATATATTGCTTATGTAGCTTACCCCTTAGACCTTTTTGAAGAAGGTTCTGTTACTAACATGTTTACTTCCATTGTAGGTAATGTATTTGGGTTCAAAGCCCTGCGCGCTCTACGTCTGGAAGATTTGCGAGTCCCACCTGCTTATATTAAAACCTTCCAAGGGCCGCCTCATGGCATCCAAGTTGAGAGAGATAAATTGAACAAGTATGGTCGTCCCCTGTTGGGATGTACTATTAAACCTAAATTAGGTTTATCTGCTAAAAACTATGGTAGAGCTGTTTATGAATGTCTTCGCGGGGGACTTGATTTTACCAAAGACGATGAAAACGT
The nucleotide sequence above comes from Coffea eugenioides isolate CCC68of unplaced genomic scaffold, Ceug_1.0 ScVebR1_2684;HRSCAF=3758, whole genome shotgun sequence. Encoded proteins:
- the LOC113757063 gene encoding uncharacterized protein LOC113757063, encoding MSCREGFMSPQTETKASVGFKAGVKEYKLTYYTPEYETKDTDILAAFRVTPQPGVPPEEAGAAVAAESSTGTWTAVWTDGLTSLDRYKGRCYHIEPVPGEENQYIAYVAYPLDLFEEGSVTNMFTSIVGNVFGFKALRALRLEDLRVPPAYIKTFQGPPHGIQVERDKLNKYGRPLLGCTIKPKLGLSAKNYGRAVYECLRGGLDFTKDDENVNSQPFMRWRDRFCFCAEALFKAQAETGEIKGHYLNATAGTCEEMIKRAVFARELGVPIVMHDYLTGGFTANTSLAHYCRDNGLLLHIHRAMHAVIDRQKNHGMHFRVLAKGLRMSGGDHIHAGTVVGKLEGERDITLGFVDLLRDDFIMDKKTGSRRSHFKVVSTQRLVLFHPPRVIPGFKKG